From the Musa acuminata AAA Group cultivar baxijiao chromosome BXJ1-2, Cavendish_Baxijiao_AAA, whole genome shotgun sequence genome, one window contains:
- the LOC103969208 gene encoding putative E3 ubiquitin-protein ligase RF298 → MATVLTSASSPLNSSIPIQEASSRNKRKFRADPPLADPNTVADALHMELPDYELFPTEKSTEIPIPEHNHAGICDVCRTHMFGHKEGLELDEFQDVDWSCLTESQLEDILLSNLDMVFRTAIKMITSHGYTEEIATNAVLSSGLCYGYKDTVSNVVDNALVFLRSGQEVDSSRRENVAEDLKKLEKSVLADMISVLRDVSPFFSTGDAMWHLLMFDANVSHACAMDSNLSSTVIYDEYLGTSTGSQLESGSVSNNTPPSINTETNVQGPEKLNRIISCPENTQKSNTAKVVGIPSLPCGRFSASNEDGMGPKPKPVKESLISSYNHAQESSIVVSRSSQEEKPVGSRKVHVGSSKREFVLRQKSVHFEKSYRSLGSKAASRACKQSGLSSLILNRKCNPVSDSASISLKSSSLKIGKAAGINKSTADANLNLSFSDGHSSSPSCIAKEISSQLPASSTNTELSLSLPSESNAGVSLKQEPNVNAANYSNNSPIHSDIMCRDWVPEDKKDEKLLVLVPLMHELQAQLQDWTDWAQQKVMQAARRLSKEKAELQTLRQEKEEVARLEKERQTLEENTRKKLAEMELAISKASAQVERANAAAHRLEFENTQLRLGMEAAKLRAAESAANCQEVSRREMKTVKMFQSWEKQQVLFQEELATEKHQLSQLQQQLEQVKKLRDQSEARWRQEEKLKDDTLTEANAERKEREQLETSAKSQENALKLEAENVLQRCKNDIRRLEQQIAQLRLVTHSSNIATLRWGTDKSYASRLSDGKRSNDSYVLAKIMDTQDLASEDLQRERECVMCLSEEMSVVFLPCAHQVVCTKCNELHEKKGMKDCPSCRTPIQRRVSVCSTDYQLEHVF, encoded by the exons ATGGCCACAGTACTTACTAGTGCCAGTAGCCCTCTGAACTCATCTATTCCGATCCAGGAAGCAAGTAGCAGGAACAAGAGGAAGTTCCGAGCTGATCCGCCTCTGGCAGACCCGAATACGGTCGCTGATGCATTGCATATGGAGTTGCCGGACTACGAGTTGTTCCCAACGGAGAAAAGTACTGAGATTCCCATCCCCGAACACAACCATGCAGGCATCTGTGATGTGTGTAGGACTCATATGTTTGGGCACAAAGAGGGGCTGGAGTTGGATGAATTCCAGGATGTCGATTGGAGTTGCCTCACCGAGTCCCAGCTCGAGGACATCTTGTTGAGTAATTTGGATATGGTCTTTAGGACCGCGATTAAGATGATCACTTCGCATGGGTACACCGAGGAAATTGCCACAAATGCTGTGTTGAGCTCAGGGCTCTGTTATGGTTATAAGGATACAGTTTCTAATGTTGTGGACAATGCATTGGTTTTCCTGAGGAGTGGGCAAGAGGTGGATTCTTCTCGTAGGGAGAATGTTGCTGAGGATCTGAAGAAGTTGGAGAAAAGTGTGTTGGCCGATATGATAAGTGTGCTTAGGGATGTCAGTCCTTTCTTTAGTACAGGTGATGCAATGTGGCACTTGCTGATGTTCGATGCAAATGTCTCCCATGCTTGTGCGATGGATAGCAATTTGTCGAGCACAGTCATATATGATGAATACTTGGGCACTTCTACTGGTTCCCAGTTGGAATCAGGGTCAGTCTCTAATAACACCCCCCCTTCAATAAACACCGAAACAAATGTTCAAGGGCCTGAGAAGTTGAATCGCATCATATCTTGTCCTGAGAACACGCAGAAATCCAACACTGCAAAAGTGGTAGGGATCCCGAGCCTACCTTGTGGAAGGTTCTCTGCATCAAATGAGGATGGCATGGGCCCAAAACCTAAACCTGTGAAGGAAAGCTTGATTTCGTCATATAATCATGCTCAGGAATCTTCTATTGTTGTTTCTCGATCTTCACAGGAAGAGAAGCCTGTTGGCAGTAGAAAGGTCCATGTAGGTAGTTCTAAAAGAGAATTTGTCCTCCGACAAAAGTCAGTTCACTTTGAGAAGAGCTATCGGTCCTTGGGTTCTAAAGCAGCTTCAAGAGCATGTAAACAGAGTGGGCTTAGTAGCCTAATTTTAAATAGGAAATGCAATCCAGTATCGGATTCCGCGAGCATAAGTTTGAAGAGCTCCTCATTAAAGATTGGGAAAGCTGCAGGAATCAACAAATCAACAGCAGATGCTAACCTTAACCTTTCTTTTAGTGATGGACACTCATCTAGTCCATCATGCATCGCAAAAGAAATTAGCAGTCAGTTACCAGCATCTAGTACAAATACTGAACTTTCTTTGTCACTACCTTCTGAGAGCAATGCTGGTGTTAGTCTTAAGCAGGAACCTAACGTTAAtgctgcaaattatagcaataatAGCCCAATccattctgatattatgtgcagaGATTGGGTCCCAGAGGACAAGAAGGATGAGAAGTTGCTTGTATTAGTTCCCCTAATGCATGAACTCCAGGCGCAGTTGCAAGACTGGACTGACTGGGCTCAGCAAAAAGTGATGCAGGCTGCCCGAAGGCTGAGCAAGGAGAAGGCTGAGCTGCAAACGTTGAGACAGGAAAAAGAAGAAGTGGCTCGTCTCGAAAAGGAGAGGCAAACTTTGGAAGAAAATACCAGGAAAAAGCTTGCTGAGATGGAACTTGCAATATCAAAGGCAAGTGCCCAGGTTGAAAGGGCTAACGCTGCTGCCCACAGGCTTGAATTTGAGAACACTCAGCTAAGGTTGGGAATGGAAGCTGCAAAATTACGTGCTGCAGAATCAGCAGCCAATTGTCAAGAAGTTTCAAGAAGAGAGATGAAGACTGTTAAAATGTTCCAGTCATGGGAAAAACAGCAAGTCCTGTTTCAGGAGGAGCTTGCAACTGAAAAGCATCAACTGTCTCAGCTGCAGCAGCAACTTGAACAAGTCAAGAAGCTTAGAGATCAATCAGAG GCTAGGTGGAGACAAGAAGAGAAGCTGAAGGATGATACACTCACAGAAGCCAATGCTGAAAGAAAAGAACGGGAACAGCTTGAGACTTCTGCAAAATCACAGGAAAATGCATTAAAATTGGAAGCAGAAAATGTTTTGCAAAGATGTAAAAATGATATCCGTAGACTTGAACAGCAGATTGCACAGTTACGGCTAGTCACACACTCGTCAAATATTGCTACACTGAGGTGGGGAACAGATAAAAGTTATGCATCCCGCCTTTCAGATGGAAAGAGAAGTAACGACTCGTATGTATTGGCCAAGATCATGGATACTCAGGACTTGGCATCTGAAGACCTACAGCGTGAACGCGAATGTGTTATGTGCCTATCAGAGGAGATGTCGGTTGTCTTCCTTCCCTGTGCTCACCAAGTTGTTTGCACAAAATGCAATGAGCTTCATGAGAAGAAGGGTATGAAAGATTGTCCTTCTTGTAGGACCCCTATTCAGCGGCGGGTCTCTGTTTGCTCGACTGACTATCAGCTCGAACATGTCTTCTGA